Proteins encoded by one window of Lasioglossum baleicum chromosome 4, iyLasBale1, whole genome shotgun sequence:
- the LOC143208132 gene encoding solute carrier family 35 member E2A isoform X2, with product MENHSVRINYTLTPHDTEQPLIHDNQTIQLKENNKKSEEIIVHTNKTKGGLFNSRALIFVALWFFFSGCTLFLNKYILSYMEGNPTILGACQMLMTTICGFIQMYFPCGMYRTRSRLTKPAGFYKHMILVGCTRFATVVLGLVSLNYVAVSFTETIKSSAPIFTVLISRYLLGEHTGLYVNLSLIPVMGGLALCSVNEISFDVRGFIAVMATNVTECLQNVYSKMLISGNNFRYTPAELQFYTSLASIVVQVPVSILLLDLPTLEHSLSFKLFTAYLLNGVFFHFQSITAYALMDYVSPVTHSVANTAKRASLIWVSVLLFNNPVTGLSALGTCLVIAGVLLYSRAQKYDGLNKGKLRHKYNTISAPSSKGFYNENKYGTVYIKKSQY from the exons ATGGAAAATCATTCCGTTCGTATAAATTATACGCTAACACCCCACGATACCGAGCAACCATTAATACATGATAACCAAACAATACAACTGaaagaaaacaataaaaaatcggAAGAAATAATTGTACATACGAATAAAACCAAAGGCGGTTTGTTTAATTCCAGAGCTCTGATATTTGTTGCATTATGGTTCTTCTTCAGTGGGTGTACTTTATTCTTAAACAAATATATATTGTCTTACATGGAAGGGAACCCCACAATTTTGG gTGCCTGTCAAATGTTAATGACAACAATATGCGGttttatacaaatgtatttCCCATGTGGAATGTATAGAACAAGGTCTAGATTAACAAAACCAGCAGGTTTTTATAAACATATGATCTTGGTAGGATGTACAAGATTTGCAACAGTAGTACTAGGATTAGTATCACTAAATTATGTAGCAGTGAGTTTCACGGAAACTATTAAAAGTAGTGCGCCAATTTTTACCGTCCTTATTAGCAGATATTTATTAG GAGAACATACAGGGTTATATGTAAATTTATCTTTAATTCCTGTAATGGGTGGTCTAGCTCTATGTTCAGTGAATGAAATCAGTTTCGATGTCAGAGGATTTATTGCTGTTATGGCCACAAATGTAACAGAATGTTTGCAAAATGTTTACTCGAAAATGTTAATCAGTGGCAACAATTTTAGGTACAC TCCTGCAGAGTTACAATTTTATACCAGTTTAGCATCAATTGTGGTGCAAGTACCAGTGTCAATTTTACTACTAGACTTACCAACGCTCGAGCATTCCTTAAGTTTTAAATTATTCACAGCCTATCTTCTTAATGGAGTGTTCTTCCATTTTCAAAGTATTACTGCATACGCATTAATGGATTATGTTAGTCCTGTAACACACAG TGTGGCCAATACAGCAAAAAGAGCTTCTTTGATTTGGGTTTctgttttattatttaacaatCCGGTAACTGGATTATCGGCTTTGGGAACATGTTTGGTAATAGCAGGAGTATTACTATATAGTCGAGCACAAAAATATGATggactaaacaaaggaaaattaCGACACA aatataatacaatatctgcACCCAGTTCTAAAGGTTTCTACAATGAGAATAAATATGGTACAGTCTACATAAAGAAATCACAATACTGA
- the LOC143208132 gene encoding solute carrier family 35 member E2A isoform X1: MENHSVRINYTLTPHDTEQPLIHDNQTIQLKENNKKSEEIIVHTNKTKGGLFNSRALIFVALWFFFSGCTLFLNKYILSYMEGNPTILGACQMLMTTICGFIQMYFPCGMYRTRSRLTKPAGFYKHMILVGCTRFATVVLGLVSLNYVAVSFTETIKSSAPIFTVLISRYLLGEHTGLYVNLSLIPVMGGLALCSVNEISFDVRGFIAVMATNVTECLQNVYSKMLISGNNFRYTPAELQFYTSLASIVVQVPVSILLLDLPTLEHSLSFKLFTAYLLNGVFFHFQSITAYALMDYVSPVTHSVANTAKRASLIWVSVLLFNNPVTGLSALGTCLVIAGVLLYSRAQKYDGLNKGKLRHRYMKFCINTTNRMKIHWIQHWENKCLRTYNGTTLCYMIHVSFLSIILFSFPIL, from the exons ATGGAAAATCATTCCGTTCGTATAAATTATACGCTAACACCCCACGATACCGAGCAACCATTAATACATGATAACCAAACAATACAACTGaaagaaaacaataaaaaatcggAAGAAATAATTGTACATACGAATAAAACCAAAGGCGGTTTGTTTAATTCCAGAGCTCTGATATTTGTTGCATTATGGTTCTTCTTCAGTGGGTGTACTTTATTCTTAAACAAATATATATTGTCTTACATGGAAGGGAACCCCACAATTTTGG gTGCCTGTCAAATGTTAATGACAACAATATGCGGttttatacaaatgtatttCCCATGTGGAATGTATAGAACAAGGTCTAGATTAACAAAACCAGCAGGTTTTTATAAACATATGATCTTGGTAGGATGTACAAGATTTGCAACAGTAGTACTAGGATTAGTATCACTAAATTATGTAGCAGTGAGTTTCACGGAAACTATTAAAAGTAGTGCGCCAATTTTTACCGTCCTTATTAGCAGATATTTATTAG GAGAACATACAGGGTTATATGTAAATTTATCTTTAATTCCTGTAATGGGTGGTCTAGCTCTATGTTCAGTGAATGAAATCAGTTTCGATGTCAGAGGATTTATTGCTGTTATGGCCACAAATGTAACAGAATGTTTGCAAAATGTTTACTCGAAAATGTTAATCAGTGGCAACAATTTTAGGTACAC TCCTGCAGAGTTACAATTTTATACCAGTTTAGCATCAATTGTGGTGCAAGTACCAGTGTCAATTTTACTACTAGACTTACCAACGCTCGAGCATTCCTTAAGTTTTAAATTATTCACAGCCTATCTTCTTAATGGAGTGTTCTTCCATTTTCAAAGTATTACTGCATACGCATTAATGGATTATGTTAGTCCTGTAACACACAG TGTGGCCAATACAGCAAAAAGAGCTTCTTTGATTTGGGTTTctgttttattatttaacaatCCGGTAACTGGATTATCGGCTTTGGGAACATGTTTGGTAATAGCAGGAGTATTACTATATAGTCGAGCACAAAAATATGATggactaaacaaaggaaaattaCGAC ACAGGtacatgaaattttgtataaataccACAAATCGTATGAAAATACATTGGATACAGCATTgggaaaataaatgtctacgtACATATAACGGAACTacattgtgttatatgattcATGTTTCATTTCtatctattatattattctcatttcctattttataa
- the LOC143208132 gene encoding solute carrier family 35 member E2A isoform X3: MENHSVRINYTLTPHDTEQPLIHDNQTIQLKENNKKSEEIIVHTNKTKGGLFNSRALIFVALWFFFSGCTLFLNKYILSYMEGNPTILGACQMLMTTICGFIQMYFPCGMYRTRSRLTKPAGFYKHMILVGCTRFATVVLGLVSLNYVAVSFTETIKSSAPIFTVLISRYLLGEHTGLYVNLSLIPVMGGLALCSVNEISFDVRGFIAVMATNVTECLQNVYSKMLISGNNFRYTPAELQFYTSLASIVVQVPVSILLLDLPTLEHSLSFKLFTAYLLNGVFFHFQSITAYALMDYVSPVTHSVANTAKRASLIWVSVLLFNNPVTGLSALGTCLVIAGVLLYSRAQKYDGLNKGKLRHST; encoded by the exons ATGGAAAATCATTCCGTTCGTATAAATTATACGCTAACACCCCACGATACCGAGCAACCATTAATACATGATAACCAAACAATACAACTGaaagaaaacaataaaaaatcggAAGAAATAATTGTACATACGAATAAAACCAAAGGCGGTTTGTTTAATTCCAGAGCTCTGATATTTGTTGCATTATGGTTCTTCTTCAGTGGGTGTACTTTATTCTTAAACAAATATATATTGTCTTACATGGAAGGGAACCCCACAATTTTGG gTGCCTGTCAAATGTTAATGACAACAATATGCGGttttatacaaatgtatttCCCATGTGGAATGTATAGAACAAGGTCTAGATTAACAAAACCAGCAGGTTTTTATAAACATATGATCTTGGTAGGATGTACAAGATTTGCAACAGTAGTACTAGGATTAGTATCACTAAATTATGTAGCAGTGAGTTTCACGGAAACTATTAAAAGTAGTGCGCCAATTTTTACCGTCCTTATTAGCAGATATTTATTAG GAGAACATACAGGGTTATATGTAAATTTATCTTTAATTCCTGTAATGGGTGGTCTAGCTCTATGTTCAGTGAATGAAATCAGTTTCGATGTCAGAGGATTTATTGCTGTTATGGCCACAAATGTAACAGAATGTTTGCAAAATGTTTACTCGAAAATGTTAATCAGTGGCAACAATTTTAGGTACAC TCCTGCAGAGTTACAATTTTATACCAGTTTAGCATCAATTGTGGTGCAAGTACCAGTGTCAATTTTACTACTAGACTTACCAACGCTCGAGCATTCCTTAAGTTTTAAATTATTCACAGCCTATCTTCTTAATGGAGTGTTCTTCCATTTTCAAAGTATTACTGCATACGCATTAATGGATTATGTTAGTCCTGTAACACACAG TGTGGCCAATACAGCAAAAAGAGCTTCTTTGATTTGGGTTTctgttttattatttaacaatCCGGTAACTGGATTATCGGCTTTGGGAACATGTTTGGTAATAGCAGGAGTATTACTATATAGTCGAGCACAAAAATATGATggactaaacaaaggaaaattaCGACACA Gtacatga
- the Cth gene encoding cystathionine gamma-lyase yields MSTKEGFATTALHAGQDPLQWSHCSVVPPLVMSTTFRQDGPAQHRGYEYGRSGNPTRNVLETCLAALENGKHGFAFASGLGATTVLCSLLKSGDHLLSGDDIYGGTNRLFRRCLTTHDVELSFVDTTDINQIIAAIKPNTKMLWLETPTNPLLRVVDIKAICEIMKTKYPEIIVVVDNTFLTCYFQKPLELGADIVLYSVTKYINGHADVVMGAAITRRDDIAERVKFLQNALGIVPSPFDCYMVNRSLKTLELRMQQHMKNGLAVAKFLESHPCVEKVFHPYLPSHPQHDLSLKQTTGHSGMVSFYLKGNSRKFLQSLKIFTLAESLGGFESLAELPSVMTHASISKEERARLGITDQLIRLSVGLETERDLLADLDQALQACQ; encoded by the exons ATGTCAACGAAAGAGGGTTTTGCAACAACAGCTCTTCATGCTGGACAAGATCCATTGCAATGGAGTCATTGTTCAGTAGTACCTCCTCTTGTAATGTCTACAACCTTTCGTCAGGATGGACCCGCACAACATAGG GGTTACGAATATGGCAGAAGTGGAAACCCTACAAGAAATGTTTTAGAAACTTGTTTAGCTGCTTTAGAGAATGGAAAGCATGGATTTGCATTTGCATCTGGTTTAGGTGCTACAACAGTATTATGTTCATTATTAAAATCAGGAGACCATCTTCTGTCTGGAGATGACATTTATGGTGGAACCAACCGTCTTTTCCGAAGATGTTTAACTACACATGATGTTGAACTATCATTTGTTGATACAACTGATATAAATCAGATTATAGCTGCTATTAAACCAAATACAaaa atGCTTTGGCTAGAGACACCTACAAATCCTTTGCTTAGAGTTGTTGATATCAAGGCTATATGTGAAATAATGAAAACCAAGTATCCTGAGATTATTGTAGTGGTAGACAATACTTTTCTAACATGCTACTTCCAG AAACCTTTAGAACTGGGTgcagatattgtattatattctgTAACAAAATACATTAATGGACATGCAGATGTCGTTATGGGTGCAGCAATAACTAGAAGAGATGATATTGCCGAAAGAgttaaatttttacaaaatg CTTTAGGTATTGTGCCATCACCTTTTGATTGTTATATGGTTAATCGCAGCCTAAAAACATTAGAACTCAGAATGCAACAACATATGAAGAATGGATTAGCAGTTGCAAAATTTTTGGAATCGCATCCTTGTGTAGAGAAAGTATTTCACCCAT ATCTTCCATCGCATCCACAACATGACCTTAGCCTTAAACAAACGACTGGCCACAGTGGAATGGTTTCATTCTATCTTAAAGGAAATTCTAGGAAATTTTTACaatcattgaaaatatttacattAGCAGAATCTCTTGGTGGTTTTGAATCCCTTGCTGAATTGCC ATCTGTCATGACGCATGCCTCAATTTCTAAAGAAGAAAGAGCACGGTTGGGTATTACGGATCAATTAATTCGTTTATCTGTTGGCCTTGAAACAGAACGTGACCTGTTAGCTGATCTTGATCAAGCTCTTCAAGCTTGTCAGTAA
- the LOC143208139 gene encoding transmembrane protein 59-like has product MKERKETIALLLLFIINVVRSDTFSNTVNREDPCINLCEKAPLSFTNSKYVKSCCQRGCRFYNLVDLHYGFEPNNLNSTRDACEASCTEAYSLPQGRYACITGCDFMGRQRVSDLLTIFTDAIYVDEGADSNTLLMLPDMPENDILSDPGLRKELFPGWWDLNGFRLPQTYIKTVPLDAGTIDYGVPSDYSGENEQSASIPGSDWLQCVSQHIGLPQWLLASAIAAAALFALWLCLYSEKSKDSYKEMLIEKSDISPAVTLYLSEVPLHKQPPPKYSEIVDVPELKFS; this is encoded by the exons atgaaagaaagaaaggaaactaTTGCATTATTGCTGTTGTTTATTATAAATGTCGTACGAAGCGATACATTTTCCAACACTGTAAATCGAGAGGATCCGTGCATTAATTTGTGTGAAAAAGCACCACTGTCTTTTACAAAT AGTAAATATGTTAAATCATGTTGTCAACGGGGATGTAGATTCTATAATCTGGTCGACTTACATTATGGATTTGAACCGAACAATTTAAACAGTACCAGAGATGCCTGCGAAGCCT cATGCACAGAAGCATATTCATTGCCGCAAGGTCGATATGCTTGCATTACTGGCTGTGATTTTATGGGCAGGCAGCGCGTTTCAGATCTGTTAACAATTTTTACTGATGCGATCTATGTAGACGAAGGTGCAGATTCTAATACACTTTTAATGTTGCCTGACATGCCTGAAAATGACATTCTAAGCGATCCTGGTCTACGTAAGGAACTTTTCCCAGGATGGTGGGATTTAAATGGGTTTAGATTGCCGCAGACATATATTAAAACTGTTCCTTTGGATGCTGGG ACTATAGATTATGGTGTACCGTCAGACTACTCCGGTGAAAATGAGCAGTCAGCTTCAATTCCTGGATCTGATTGGCTTCAGTGTGTCTCGCAACATATTGGTCTACCACAGTGGCTTTTAGCTTCTGCTATTGCAGCTGCAGCTTTGTTTGCACTTTGGCTATGTTTATACTCAGAAAAATCCAAAGATTCTTATAAAGAGATGCTTATCGAAAAGTCTGACATTTCTCCTGCTGTGACACTGTACTTGTCAGAAGTACCATTGCATAAACAACCTCCTCCTAAATACTCGGAGATTGTTGATGTACCAGAATTAAAATTTAGTTAA
- the Lint-o gene encoding L(3)mbt interactor in ovarian somatic cells encodes MQQHRVETQILHEEQILEAIDQLRRRKARPDADRICNYLLRKFSVDARDTIADLHRLIEAEKVIQVDYKGNTSYRNASKWSRLQLYKNRPEGFVKEKLNSGMVAGAVAELVVEEPDYLDQGVPAYRLVEQLLDGVSNPTSRRMVEDFLGKEVASGNLTRLSNGNYSLVATSDMTTTAEPTHRESFTLENGNARRKELHTVSSTTGGLYDFDETENLTITDSRSNTPRSSRQASPKPDPQVRKEECFEIIVGRNENTESSVEHDSLKEQESQEPSQTSVEDGKEESKTTDSQSHNLKRSSKAERKQRLLVRTDDPMEIEIKFEDYRKDIKEDTNSQKEKRDETGHLSEEREDDDAGRSSTNPSPTPSSVNVGGFRSARRKRAKKVFDPSDNNLVKRKRGRQPGSQNKSTLSQESQETAKPTVKDGPCRQCSLCAKEKQESLVACRDCTVRAHPSCIYSPEEMLQKVGSNWQCERCKSCTICCETSDAGPLATCFTCDEAYHYYCHTPRIIIPKSNSKWQCNDCVQKQYKPSANQNISLVTSRPDTPSNPPVLPPVLSPQVSPARGSSDQMEDDGPRDGIDPNIPDASDWTSEQVYQYFARLFPKEAEVFRQQDIDGHSLLLMKRSDVLSGLDLLLGPALKIYRHVLKLQVRRDDPKLYWL; translated from the exons ATGCAGCAACACCGGGTAGAAACGCAAATACTCCACGAGGAGCAGATCCTGGAGGCAATAGATCAGTTGCGTCGCCGTAAAGCGCGACCCGACGCCGACAGAATCTGCAATTATTTATTACGGAAATTCTCGGTGGATGCACGGGATACGATAGCCGATCTTCATAGATTGATCGAAGCGGAGAAGGTGATTCAGGTCGACTACAAAGGCAACACCAGTTACCGAAATGCCTCGAAATGGTCGCGATTGCAACTTTACAAAAATCGACCGGAGGGTTTCGTGAAGGAGAAGTTGAACTCCGGGATGGTGGCAGGCGCCGTGGCCGAGCTCGTTGTAGAAGAGCCGGATTACCTCGATCAAGGTGTACCAGCATATAGGTTGGTCGAGCAACTGCTCGATGGTGTCTCGAATCCTACCTCGAGGCGCATGGTTGAGGATTTCCTTGGGAAAGAAGTAGCTAGCGGAAATTTGACGCGTCTCTCGAACGGCAATTACTCGCTGGTGGCGACGTCTGACATGACAACTACCGCCGAACCAACACATCGAGAATCTTTTACCCTCGAGAATGGGAACGCGCGACGCAAGGAATTACACACGGTTTCATCGACGACGGGCGGTCTGTATGATTTCGACGAGACAGAAAACTTGACGATTACGGACTCTAGGTCGAACACGCCAAGATCGTCGCGTCAAGCTAGCCCAAAGCCTGATCCACAAGTCAGAAAGGAAGAATGCTTTGAAATAATCGTTGGCAGAAACGAAAACACCGAATCGTCAGTGGAACATGATTCTTTGAAAGAACAGGAATCGCAGGAACCCTCGCAAACGTCTGTTGAAGATGGAAAAGAGGAATCGAAAACCACAGATAGTCAGTCACATAACCTCAAACGATCGTCGAAGGCTGAGCGTAAACAGCGCCTACTCGTTCGAACAGATGATCCTATGGAAATAGAGATCAAGTTTGAGGATTATCGGAAAGACATTAAAGAAGACACGAATTCACAGAAGGAGAAAAGAGACGAGACTGGACACCTTAGCGAGGAACGGGAAGACGACGATGCGGGAAGAAGTTCTACTAATCCGTCGCCTACACCATCGAGTGTTAATGTTGGTGGATTTCGCAGTGCTCGCAGAAAG AGAGCAAAAAAAGTGTTTGATCCTTCCGACAATAATCTTGTGAAGCGGAAACGTGGAAGACAGCCTGGTTCTCAAAATAAGTCTACTTTGTCTCAAGAATCTCAAGAGACTGCTAAACCCACTGTCAAGGACGGACCTTGTAGGCAGTGTAGTCTTTGTGCCAAAGAAAAGCAAGAAAGCTTGGTTGCTTGTCGAGATTGCACGGTCAGAG CACATCCGAGTTGTATTTATAGTCCCGAAGAAATGCTTCAAAAGGTGGGCAGTAACTGGCAGTGCGAACGCTGTAAAAGTTGTACAATATGTTGTGAAACTTCTGATGCA GGTCCGCTCGCAACATGCTTTACCTGTGACGAAGCTTATCATTATTATTGTCACACTCCACGGATAATAATACCAAAATCAAATTCAAAATGGCAATGTAACGATTGCGTCCAGAAGCAGTATAAACCAAGTGCAAACCAGAATATTAGTCTGGTTACTAGCAGACCTGATACACCATCAAATCCACCTGTTTTACCTCCAGTTTTAAGTCCTCAAGTTTCACCTGCCAGAGGGTCTTCCGATCAAATGGAGGATGATGGTCCAAGAGATGGAATTGATCCAAACATACCAGATGCTTCAGATTGGACATCCGAACAAGTGTATCAGTATTTTGCAAGACTTTTCCCAAAGGAAGCTGAAGTGTTCAGACAACAG GATATCGATGGTCACTCTCTATTGTTGATGAAACGATCCGATGTTTTAAGTGGGCTAGATCTACTTCTAGGCCCAGCGTTGAAAATATATAGACATGTATTGAAACTGCAAGTGAGAAGAGACGATCCAAAACTTTATTGGCTGTAA